The Pseudomonas viciae genomic interval CTTCGACGGTGTTGCCCGTGAACTCGCCATTCGGGTTAACGGTGTATCGTCCAAAGAAACCGATGCTACCGCGCATGGCTGCGCGGTTTTCCTCATCGGTGCCTTCGCCACGCACGTTGGAGCGAAACGGCGGCACACGCGGATCTGTGAGCACTTCAATAAACGTCAACTCTGGGGTGAAAACGAGCCAGCCATGAGGATTGGGTCCATAAGCATCCGAGCTACTGCCCTGGCGCTCAACCGTTGCGCTGATCATGCGCCAGGTGCCGACCAACGAATTTTCCTTGCCCGCAAAAGCTGTGGAGAAAACCGAAAAGGCAATGACCGCACTTACTGCCAGTACCCTGCTTTTTAGAGTCATCCGTATCACCTCTCACTGTAAGGGCGCGATGGAGAATAAAAATCTTCATGCCCTGGCCGAGATAATTGCCAGGCGTAGCTCCCGCGAAGCGGCATCATCGGCCTGCCGTCCCAATTGCCAGCCCAAGTACCCCCACAGCAACGCGCAACACGCGCCAATCATCGCGGCCAGGCCGGCGCCCTGCCCCAGCATGTCAAGCAGGCTCTTGGCCCAGCCGCTCATGGCATCACCGGCGCGATAAACCACGGTGTCGATGAAGTTCTTGGCCTTGTATTTACTCTCGGCATCCAAGGGCGCGAAGAGCATTTCCCTGCCCGGCCGGACGAACGCGTACTCGCCGATTCGTCGCACGATCATCAACGTCGTAAGCAGCGCAAACCCGGGCGCCAACGCCAGGCCAAGGAAGCCGATGCACATGAGCAGCGGGACAACGGCCAGCAACGCACGTACCCCCAGCTTCGGCGCGATACGACCGGTGATGAACAACTGGGACAGCAACGCGCCCGCCTGCACGATGATATCGATGGTGCCAAAGATGCGAACTTGCGATTCGCGATCCGGATAGTGCTCGGCCACCAGGCGCGCCTGCTCAAAATAAAGAAAGGTGCTGACGGTCGCCAACAGCACCACGAACCCGGCGATCCCCAGCAGGTAAGGTGATCTGAGCACGGCCGTCAAACCGCTGAACGGGTTGCCGCGCAATGGCTGCCGAGGACTTTGCGTCGGCGCGGCGCCGGGTCGGCCGGCCCCACCCTTTTCCCGCCATCTCATCAGTGCCCGTTTCAAGACAAGTGTGGCACCGAGCAACAAAGCCGCCAGCAGCATTAACCCAGAGGCGCCGAAGATACCGATGAGCAGCGTGCTCAGGGCCGGCCCCAGCAGACCGCCGATGCTGGCACCGGCAGCGATAAAGGCAAATAAACGTTTGGCCTGCTCGCTGTCGAATACATCCGCCATCAAGCTCCAGGCCACGGACACGACAAACAGGTTATAAACCGAGATCCAGACGTAAAAGACCCGGGCCAGCCAGACACTGTCCGGCTGGAACTGGAAGAATTCGACGAACATCAGCAGGTTGACGCCGAAGAAGCCGTACACCCAGTCGATGAGGCGCAAGCGCGGTACCCGGGAACTGAGCCAGGCAAACATCGGAACCGCTGCCAGCATGACCAGGAAGGTCGCGGTGAACAGCCATTGCAGGTTCTCTACGCCCGCCGCGATGCCCATCGACTCACGGATCGGGCGCAGCATGAAGTAACCGGTGAAGAGGCACAGGAACAGCAGGAATCCGTACAGCGCCGGACGCAGCTCATCGTCGCTGGCGTTAAGGGCGAGGCTCAGCCGGTGCAGATAGGAAAGCGTACTCATGGGAACTCCAGGAAGACGGCAACAGGCCAGGGGGTGGGCACGGGACGAACACCCGCGCCCAAGGTTGCATCAGGGGTAGATGACACCGGTCAGCCGTTCGGAGACCGTCCAAAGCCGATCGGAATCCGCCTCCCTGGTCGCTGCAGCAGGCGTCTTGGCAAAACCCAGCGGACCGCGCTTTTCCTGGTCTCCGGTCGGCCCGTAATAGGCGCCGCCGACGGCCTGCGCAGCGGTGGCGGCATACAGCGTGGGCAGCGCCCCTTGTGCCGCTGAGTGGTAGGCGTCGCGGTCCTGGGCCCAGCGCTGGCCGAATTCACTGTTGAGGCCGGGGCCGCGTTCGACCAACTCGGTTACGGCAACGCCGGGGTGCGCGGCGATGCTACGAATGCCCCAGTTTTCGGCATCGCTGCGCCGCTGCAGCGCGAACGCCCAATGCAGGATGGCCAGTTTCGATTGCGCGTATGTCGCATACGGGTCGTACTTCTGGTTGGCCTGGAGG includes:
- a CDS encoding lipocalin-like domain-containing protein, with translation MTLKSRVLAVSAVIAFSVFSTAFAGKENSLVGTWRMISATVERQGSSSDAYGPNPHGWLVFTPELTFIEVLTDPRVPPFRSNVRGEGTDEENRAAMRGSIGFFGRYTVNPNGEFTGNTVEGATFPNWVGAVRTRDDLQLKIDGDRMVEDFRRPDGAKVHIVWERVR
- a CDS encoding NTP/NDP exchange transporter, whose translation is MSTLSYLHRLSLALNASDDELRPALYGFLLFLCLFTGYFMLRPIRESMGIAAGVENLQWLFTATFLVMLAAVPMFAWLSSRVPRLRLIDWVYGFFGVNLLMFVEFFQFQPDSVWLARVFYVWISVYNLFVVSVAWSLMADVFDSEQAKRLFAFIAAGASIGGLLGPALSTLLIGIFGASGLMLLAALLLGATLVLKRALMRWREKGGAGRPGAAPTQSPRQPLRGNPFSGLTAVLRSPYLLGIAGFVVLLATVSTFLYFEQARLVAEHYPDRESQVRIFGTIDIIVQAGALLSQLFITGRIAPKLGVRALLAVVPLLMCIGFLGLALAPGFALLTTLMIVRRIGEYAFVRPGREMLFAPLDAESKYKAKNFIDTVVYRAGDAMSGWAKSLLDMLGQGAGLAAMIGACCALLWGYLGWQLGRQADDAASRELRLAIISARA